Sequence from the Metopolophium dirhodum isolate CAU chromosome 2, ASM1992520v1, whole genome shotgun sequence genome:
CTTCCAATACATATGAAAGCTAGTGTTTTTAAAACAACCAATAATTAAGTGTATTCCGACAAACACTTTTATTTCTCCTGGTGTAGTATCTAcataattttcaatacatttttgctTAGCATTCAGATTAGTATATTTTGCCATATTTTCAAACTCTACCTCaggaaaataattcataaaatattctataggAGATAAAGTTTGATGAGTTGTTGATATTTCTGGAACTAATGCTTGAATGTTTAAAGGTTTAGATATAAATGGTTTATTAGTCCATTGAATATCTGTATTTTGTACAAATGGTAGATTTACCGTTGGCGTTTGATCATTAGGTGTGCATCGTGGTGTAAACTGTAGAGCAGGTGATCTCTTGAACTGTTGaataaattcatcattaaaAGATTTTTCTTCTTCAGAACATAATGTAGTACTTGGTTGTGATACAGAATTTGTACTGGAtggttctataaaataaatctaaatatgtaaattatcaaacataagaaataaattagaattatttcatGTACCATTGGCTTCAATAAAAAGGTCATCATCAGATTCTTCAATTGGCTTAAATACACTTAATTCTGCTTCTTCAATTTCTTTTAGTATTTTATCTAGTTCCGAACGAGGATAAACACCATCTTCATCaatatcatcatcgtcatcatcatcagaTAACCCTGACAACTCTGAATCCATACCATCGCCAATCATATCCATTATATCACGATAACAATGTTTTTTCGCCATGTTTTGGATTACGATTCAAACAAAATTttgaactaaatataaaaataaaatagaatacgtGTTGAAGTAATATGCATTAACTACAACATAGCACATaggtatatgcatatatatacctattaatagtaATCCAAAGCATGAAAacatataaatagatatataatattatactatcctaagtaataatataatatcaatcatggcttaaatatatttaagtatatttttgccATGATAtcgatattaattattcaatctattctagtatattagtatattattagtatgttattaatatttattatttattattctgttttacattttagtacctacctattagcaTGTAATATATTAACGTAACAATAACTGAAAACTGAAATagaatatttgcaaattattatattgaattcaacTACTACAAATAGAACCCAGTAACCCACTACTTGTAGAACTCGCTACTCAGAAACATATATCACGGACTATATTATACAGGAATGTCAGGAATAACAGAATACGAAACGATGTGtcttatcaataatatttttgaatctcTGACCACAGAATAAATGATAAGTGAAAACAGATTGTGCACTTCTTATGCTGCaatctgtttttatttaatctgtgGTCATCTTCTAATCTTGCGGCTAGACACTTCGCAGTTTCGCACTTAAggcagtggcgtaattaggaatttggtttggggggggggatatacatttttagcaaaCCAGATATATCCCCCCCCCTAATTACACCCCTTACTTAAAGAGGATACCTGGATACCGGTAGAATCAAAACTAATGCAATATAATTCCTAAAATGGATTTTTTTGACGATATTTAATACTTACCTAACTGAAATGATAAAATCTAGTTAAAAAGTctacaaaatcaaatattttaagttatatcgAAGAGTCTCGCTAGACTCCTTTCTGTGCGTAAGAAACTAAGAAACATCGAGAAAAAACAGCACACAAATAACGATAGCGAGACTATTATACTagactattaaataatttattataaaaatattataagtatcaaTAAAGATATCCGGGGCCAATGAACAACAACACTGAAGATCCCAGAGACATACTACacaaatatgtacataatttcctatttttttgttttaaataaatgtatcacCCAATAATGCAATTATATATGTAACTAAAATCGCGTAACCCGCACTGATGTACCTATAAGGCTCGGTCAAACAGAGAGCGGGCTGCCATGGTCTACGGGTACGCTGACCGCGGCGGGCAGCGGccggttgtattattttacagtgcCCGCGCGGGCAGACCGCTTTCTGTTTGACTGAGCCTTAAGTATTTGCGATCGGACCTCTCACTCGCACGCGTTGGTTGTATGCGGAGTGCGAGAGGAGAGACAGAGCTAAAAACTGCAGTTTTATGATTCTCATTTCTTTATTAAGCTCCAAATTCTACTTTTTCAACCAGTGGCCTTTTTGGCACGGAATTTTGAGATTGATTTTACTTCTTTATTAACATGGAAATTCTATTTGTTCACCTAATCGCTTCAACTTACGCACAGAAAGCCCTTTTCACATAAGTACTTTTTTTGTAGatacattgtatacaaatacataatatattatggattataaatttaaaatatatagacactagacagtaaataacaataaacacacCAAAGTTACAGGTTATTCAATTGATTTGCAGATAATTTTGATAACTTTTTCTTCATTTCATTTGTTGCTTTCTTTTCTTTATTATGCATAAATGTGAACTGCCTAATTCTCATCATCAAATatgatatgaaaatatattcaataatttcagATTTATGTTCATTACATGGAAAAGGGATTGTGTACACTGAACGAAAAATACCAGTCATTTTAACAAAcatatagattaaattaataatatcattgttaataTTCAGTCAACAATACGCTTATTGATACTGAgatgaaaaaattgtttaaataagaattaaaaaattatttgatttaatattttagattttgagcgaagcgatgaatgtattgattttacaataatgtgtgttttttttttaaattttttaaatttttttttgtgtctgtcatcactatttaggacagtaaaagtgcttggattttcttcaacagtaacttttctgataggaaagtgaatctagttggtactttggggggggggggggggtcaaaagtaaacatttcctagtagttttcaaaagcggcgtgaaaaacaaaagaaaaattaagaaaaacgggaatttttacgcaagcATACATTGCACTTCTACGCCacccagttaacagattgtccgtggcaataaatatttaatttaagtctaaaaagtaaatgtaaattattaataatatgaaaataagcTCACGCGTAAACATCGACTCTTACCGGTGAAACCTGGATAGAGTGCGGCTACCGAAAAAACTATCTTCATCTCACTCAGAActaaaacttgaaagtatcgaaatatttaatgaaaataacctgGTTATAACGACATTTTCGAGTTCgtgttataacttacattacAACATACCTATACGGCTTAACGAACTTACTGTCCGTCTATAATGATGGctcattattttgtttgtttactgaaattattagaattgttaataTCGTTGACGACGAATGTCGACAATTATTAACGATAGCCAtagatgatataaaatatgttatttattatgataaattcatagaacttatatattatactcagtatCTATACGGTCTATTGATAAATCGTACCtatgttattttacaaaaatatttttgatctacaatgtataggtacattgaaTACCAGAATAGTCTGCTTTTCTCTTTCAGTTGTTGttcgaaatttgaaatttcgcatgccaaatttaaccatACAAACTAGCAGGCGCGGATCTAGAACatatttacgggggggggggggggggggaaatcttaaatacaatttcagCCTAAGTCTGTTGAAAACATTGTACATACTATGTaagctaaatattattatttaaaaaatatcaaaatatcaaaaatatacaatatttagtaGCTTGGCTCAGCCCATGGACCGTGGTATCTGGTATCATGCAATTTATCACgggctataaattattatgacagttattaattaattaataacaatgtgGATTGATTAATAACACTGAACTGTTTTGATGTTTTAGACACGGTTATAGGTTAATAACGGTGATGGATACATAGCCGTGGTTTTcagttgaacatttttgaagagaaaaaaaaatcagcatACAATTGCCCTAAACCGGGCTTAAACTTAAAACCCTAAACACGCCAATTTGGAATAATTGCTTAATCGCCCAATTGGCGGTAACCCGCCAAACTATCATTTTGGAGGTATTCGGCGATAAACCACTCAATCTGGCAACCCTGGCGGGCCAATGTGGCGCAAGCTAAAGTGTGTTGCCTGTTCTTTTATAATCGTGGTAATAACCacggataataaataataattgagtatATACCATTGACAATTGACCACGgataataatcgtgtaaataaagGTATATAATCACAGAATGTCAAAtgttgtgttataataatgatgataataactGGTAAATTGTACCTGTAAGACAACTACAGTTGTTTATTATACTAAACTTacgattacttttttttttcttacttgCGTATCGCTAATTATGCTTAAGCCATTTAGAATATAGTACGTAATCATTGACAAAAAAACGGTACAGCTCTCTAACTTTCTTgtgtaatattactaatatcgttacttaacatttttatgtattatatttctacTCAAAAATCATGCAACTGTAATTCTTTCTTCAAAGGTAAATTTCACACAATTTATGAATTCCAATTTCTATAATGTTAAATATCttgttcaaattatattattttatttttgttttattagcgAAACAGTAACTCATAATAACAAATATGAAGTCCATATTATGTGTGTCATTTATGTTTGTGGTTTATATGGTAAACTACGCTGTTAGTCCTCCGCCAGCATATGTTGTTAACACTAGACCAACGGTACGGTTATCTGACCAGgaatttgaacatattataaaagacGAACAAGATAATACCCAAAAGAATCATCAACCACCTCCTGATGAAAAAACATTAGTATGaatacgtttaaaaaattaaaataccatttaTTGTTAAGCAGCagctattatttatatgaattttctttaacattatacatttaattaaggatattgacttattataatGACTTGCAAGTTGCATTTGATactatgttaattaataattattaatatcaaaaacatCATAATAAAGTCTATCATAATCAGTAACTCAAATTATTATGCTTTTAGTACCAAGCATCAATGAAAGTAGTGTTGTCCTAGacacttcaattttttatatgtgTGTAGCAtgaataactaatttttattgggcaaaattaatacatttaactttAAACTAAACTAttgagtattaaaaaataattaattttgcttATTGAAAGGTAGGTATCGAGAACTAGATTGTGTATGGATAgtcataattattgttgtattagataattttaatgttatcatggttgaaatataatatttcataatatttttatatcaataatattttaaccagGGGACGTAGTTGCCAAGCGGACTACAGCATCGGTTATGGCGCATACCGTTGCCGGCTCCTCTCTCTGGGTAGACAACTGTTTATAGAGAGAGGCGGCTATCCCCCGGCCgtgcatggcagaaacctacgggtgcccaatttgaaattctgccaaaaccaaacacacgtgtttaccaaaaacctacagtgccctcccccacagttgataagaccacccaatggcctaagtgtACCGTTACAACCGTAACCCCCACAgtagctaatggccatagttgccgggctctagaccaataaaaaaaaaaaatatttcaaccatgAACGTAATGTAATTGTTATTTGTAGAAGATTTTAGTTTGTCTAAATGTAGAAAAACAATTTCGATAAGTAATgtctaaatagtataaaatataaattgtaaggGTAAGAAATGCTTACAATATGTAAACAttcatataagtacctattagttATAACCGACAttatgttttgataaaatatttaatttcataatattatgtgttgtctaaacaactattttatattttataggttgaTTTAGGTATTGAATATAACCGTTATTTACGAGAAGTTGTGGAAACCTTAGAAAAAGATGACGAATTCAGAAAAAAACTTGAAACTGCTGATGAAGCAGATATTAGGGTATGtactatgttaaaaaatataaaaatttgaccTTTATAGATATTgactgatatttatttatattgccaTCAGATCTAATAACCTATTACggaaaaaacatataaaaatcaaatattatgttctaacgatatgtataatttatatttctggtGAATCTAATTTTTTAGACTGGTAAAATTGCTGATGAATTAGAATATGTAGGGCATCATATTCGTTCAAAATTAGATGAACTTAAACGCCAGGAACTAAACAGACTACGTGATATAGCAAGAAAAGCTTATAGTGATTCTTCTGATCCAGGTCATGTTGATCATCAAAATCCACACAGCTTTGAAAAGAATGATCTTTTGAAACTTATACAACAGGTATAGTGAATGCTTGAATAGGATATTATCAGTTTACTTCTCTTTAGTTTTATTTACtctgaaattaaaatgtaattactgATATAGTAGTGTTGGGAAAGTTCCTTTTAAAAAAGAATGCGTTCCCAttcctttacattttttttacgatcCGAGCTGTTTTTAATTGTGTTTGGACAACTTTTAAACCAGAAATAATcagctaatttttatattcattataattaaactaaatttttactttcaaaACTAACAGAAAGTGGCAGAAAAACTGAGTTACTAAAGAAGTactgatttttaacaaaaatgatttaattatttgttagaattcaaaaattgtatagcCTGGTGACTAAGTCAGGCACtttctagaaaatattattattaaaaataactttcattattttttttttttcataatttaaggATTGGAAAGTTCCTTAAAAATAGGAATTCTTTTCCATTCCtcgtttcaatattttaaaaaaaaaatgcattccAAGCTCCATTTCTATAAAAGGAACGCGTTTCTTCCCAATACTGatatagtgatattattattattttgttcactcTACTTGGATTAGGTTGCTAAAGATCTGGCAGATGCTGACCTGAAACGTAAGCAAATGTTTAAAGAATATGAAAtgcaaaaacattttgaaagagaacaaaaaatgaaacaaatgaCTGATGAAGAACGTCAAAAATTCTTGTCGGAAGAGACAAAATTGGAATCTGAAAGAGAAGTCAAGCATAAACTTGATCCagtatgaatttaatatatattatttaaaaatctgaAGTGGTTCCTAATAGTTTTtgcctttttaaaaaaaattaatagattcATCATCCAGGAAGCAAAAAACAACTTGAAGAAGTTTGGGAAAAACAAGATGAAATGGAAGGAGAAAGTTTTAATCCTCGTACATTTTTTGCAATGCAtggtaaaaaattcaataataattaaaatttgtaatttttattaaaattacaatctgtgctctaattttttattcatgaaAATGGAATGAGCGAAAGCAACAAATTTTAACTactttttttccaattattttaaaagtacctactaagtttttaattttgacctcctaaaTCCTAAAACCTAAACCTAAACCTCCTAAAAAGAGTACCTACTaaatccaattttctaccagaaacctccctcaaaattgatgattggatcatttttttattttataaagtgtcttcagacacaaaaataattttaaaaaacacttattataaaatctatacaGTCCTCGAtatgctcaaaatctaaaataattactttttaaattgacaactataaatctaattatatatttgtatattttatgtaattaaatggTTAAAACAACtcttgttaaattaaataaaatccagcatatttttgttattacaaATAGTTAATAtcttatttcatttattttttaatagacattGATGGGAATGGGTTTTGGGATGAAGAAGAATTAAAAGCATTATTTGTACGGGAGCTGGATAAGCTTTATCAACAAGGTATGGCAAAATCAGATTTAATGGAAAAAGCTGAAGAAATGGAACGTATGCGTGAACATGTTTTTAATGAGGTTGATTTAAATCGAGATAGACTAATCAGCTGGGAAGAATTTAAGCGTATGTCAGAACAACCTAACTTTGAAAAAGATGAAGGATGGAAAACTATTGATCAAAATGAAATCTATACTAATGATGAGcttaaaaaatttgaacatgAAAGGCAACAACAAATTGATCAAATGATTCAAAATGGTCAAGTTAGTATAAACCTTgctaacaatattgtataaatcaaaatattttcctactttcggttatttattaattatgtcaaATTATGTACTATTTTAGATTCCACAATATCCTCCAGAATATTATCAACATCACCCagtaagtacattttataatatacatgtcttcaaataaattacaaatgaaTTACTATTTAGAAAAATCTCCGAATTTTGGTCTTATTAAGTAGtggaaattttgaattttctaaactaggttattcaaaatataaattgatactGTAATGTGGTAGAATGttacaatacctataatttaaattctgagcagagaaatgaatgtatttattttagaatgatgtgttttttattcttttgtgTCTTTTATCACATTTGGGGCAGTACaactgctttgattttcttcaacggtatcttgttcgatgggaaagtcttctctcagaatcgtttttcttctacaatgatattatatcattgaattcaaaatgaacaccatccattacagtgacccatacttataacctactgttcagcaaaACGACACcaacttgcccacttttttttttttatttatatggtgTGTATGCAGTAAGCCTAATTTCCAAATATACAATATGGGGCAGGGTTACTAAGTCATTCTTAAAGGAACACACAACACAAAAATGTTgttctttaatttaatattaaatactaaattattttagttagaaCTACTAAAAACAACTTGgtcaatatttaacaaaaatttaataaatattatttaaggagATATTTGGGTATTTTGAATGGCCATATGATATCATTGGGTCGGGCTCGATATAATCATCTATCTTATACATGTAAAAGTTGCTCACTTTACACAATGATTTACCcacctaaaattatatttgatttggaTGTGTGAATTTTCGTGCGAAAGACGATGTatgaaacatttaattatttttaaatatgaaaaattataaaagagaTAATGGCCGGTTGCTCTATAGGTGGCTGCTGCAGTACCTAGTGTGATTGCAGAGATGTTtttaacaatactattatacctaaatgCTAAATTATTGTGTGTAGCGAGCatcttttagtttttacatgaCATTCTATAAGATAGGCAATACAGTAAGCCAGGCACAATAACGTTGTGCATCTTAATTTAATTCCTCAGAACTCATTGAATAATGTGAGTAGAAACGTTAAAcctataccattttttttttaaattaattctttcaaattaataaaagctattttttgttttgtgctCCTATATAATAGTCCCTCATCAATCCCTACTCAATATTAGTagacttcatttttttttttttttatactataaacttATCATgtagttataactatatatgcaaattaatgtattaagtatatcactaaaaacatattttatttgtactaaTTTGTAATTAGGTAATTCAGTTGACTGAATTTTATTagaagtttaatttaatatttattatagtatttaattgatatgtataacattataatcttCACCTTATTAGTGATGGTTGTGCAAACCAAAATTATCCATTCTTCAACTTTTGCTATAGCTTTTgtacattcaataaaaattaatacacttGATGTCTAAAATAGTATAGAAATTAAATAGTCATACAGTCTGAATCAAGAACCAATGAATCAATTTATGGCCTATATAAATGTCTAGATTGAATGaaacaaatttagtttttaggAATAATGCTGATTggtagaaatataatttaacttttaagtatatatttttatgtcatataaataaaatgttgtcatTATACTTActgattattgtaaaaatagattgtaaatatattcttcttaataaaaaactatataaaaaccttttttttttttaaagtatatatttgtaaaaatataaaatcaaaattaaaatattgattagggatcgatatattatttagattaacTATCTTTCTActtcatattgtataaatattttaaaattttctttttttcagaaTATCCCAAAACCTTCACTGAATCATGGACCGGCTTATCAAATGCATCCTAATTATCATCAGCCTCAACAAATGGGATATCCTCAAGAGCCATATGTGGGACAACAACAAATGAACCAACAGCACCAACAATTCCAGCAACAGCACCCACAAAATCAACAACAGTTACCACAATATCAGCAACCACAACATCAGCAGCCACATCATATGCAACAGCAGCCACAACAAATGCAACAGCAGCCACAACAAATGCAACAGCAGCCACAACAAATGCAACAGCAGCCACAACAACAGCAACATCAGCAGCAACAACATCAGCAGCAACAAcatcagcagcagcaacaacaacaacaccaaAGCATTTCTCAAAATGCAGTTCCACAGCAACCAGCTCAGACAGAACAAAAATCTAATGACACTCAAACACAACAGCAACAAGGTCAATCACCACCTCTTCAACAATATGCTCCAGAACAAAAACAGTACCAAGCTGTAAATAGCGATTCGGCTGATGccgtaaaaaaacaaaatataggtcGAATGAATGATGTGAATGCAAATCAAATGCTAAAGAACCAAAAAGAAACTTTTGGAAAAACAggccatataaataaaaaccaataaatcaATTTGAAgtaaatcatcaaaatataatatctctattttctttaattctattatatctaaatattaaaattcttacAAATATTCaatcttgattttttttcagtaatgGTTCCTCATCTTTCTTCTGATCTCTAATATGTAAtagttacaaatatattatattgtcttacaaaactcaataattttatttaccataaaaaCTAGCAGCTCAAATGctcaatgtttaaaagtttttgtAATCATTTTGGACATGGAATTAACTCCATCTTAAGTAGACGCTATACAGCTATTTGTTGTCTTTGTCTTACAAGtccgtaacatagcaaatttacgctcagggGAATGCGATTAgttccgttaatttaaaaatctatagtgaatattatgaaatttgatgGTAAGTAcgttatctgtgtttgtatgtggttTTTATACGATCGttttttagtaagttatgcgtgtataatatagcgtgaatcaaaaatgttcataactcacttaaaatctgaagtattgtaaaaaaccaacacacaaacacagataatgttcttaccacttgtaagacggagacaacaaatatctgtatagcgtcctcttaatgctTTTCAGAATAAAATTCACGGTTTTAACAAAAACTGTATTGCTTAAGAGTTTGAAGAAatctttttcaaactcatttACGGTTTTTTTCCTCtttttaatgtatgtattttgtaaACCGTGACGATTTGTAGAACTCTAACTAGAAATTCGCTTAACTAGACCAATTTAACATTATCCCACGTGTCTTGACGCGGCGCGTTGACTACTACCAGTCGCTCAACGCGATTGAGAGTAAATAACGCCCCCTGCTGCCAGTtcccagatgggtgaccacccgggttgatagtagtaaaaaccttgccacacatacgcGTGTTTgcttacctaccgtaacaacatCTTACTTACAGTTCATAATCCCCTTCAACAGCTAATGACCATCGCTGCCAGGCTTAAGTTATACAGTGTGTTCACCAATTCAGGAAACACTGAATTTCACGGCCGTATTATTTTGgaataaatcgattttttttttaaaagctggtggtatataaatacacacttatagatacatttaaaaatgtttatcattttgGTCTGCGCATGCACAgtcaaaacttattttttttaatagcaacaCCTATTTTGAACACTATTTTCGGATgagcctatttttttttaaagtcatCATTTTGATGAATCAACTATATAGTTGTAGTTAGGTTAAAATGAACAACCAAGATAAAGTGCAAATGCTTTTAATTCTCGTCGGTCAGAAAAAATGTATGCTGAACAATTACCAGGTCGGTACCATCCACCACACacattgtttattgaaatagaaaaattattgattGACCATGGAGCATTTTCTGTAAACGTAGTTcgtaaccaataataattagacaaaataatattattgaagatgTAGAAGTTCAAGTTTTAGCATACATTAGATAATAGATTGAATCCACGATCTTCGGTCAGGCGTGTTGGTAGATAAGTTGGAATCTCGTTTGGCTTTGtggatgaaattaaaaaaatatataaatacaatttgcatCCTTACAAACCGGAATTGGTTCAACATTTACGACCTGCAGATCCAGAAAGAAGGTAGATTTCATTGCTCGGTTAATGGTTACTATAGTTCGAATCGATACACAACTGTTATGTTCTTAAATCAGATATTATGGACTGATGAATCTAAATCCACGAACAACGGAGTTATTAATAAGCAAAACAACCGTCCACGCAGATCCACCGGTAAATGTAgcagatttaaaaaatgaaatcgcGATCGCGTGTAACCTAACCTTACCGAAATTCCAATGTAAGCGACCAATAGGGTATGTCTACGACGTTTTCAATTGTGCTTCCACAATCACGGAACAAACTTTGaacagtttatttaattaattgtgtaattttaaaatgaccGTTGTTGTTCACGTCTTGTACCTCCTaatcgatttttaataaaaaattttgtacCCATACTATGTTAGTCTTGTTTATAAcacttatgtaaaaaaaaaaaaacgggtaagtggatgtcgctctgctgtacagtaggttacaagtgggtcattgtttAATGGATTGTAtgaaacttgaattcaatgatataatatcattgtataagaaaaacgattctgagcggagacgctttattgtcagtctggatattttatactgtt
This genomic interval carries:
- the LOC132939040 gene encoding nucleobindin-2-like, which gives rise to MKSILCVSFMFVVYMVNYAVSPPPAYVVNTRPTVRLSDQEFEHIIKDEQDNTQKNHQPPPDEKTLVDLGIEYNRYLREVVETLEKDDEFRKKLETADEADIRTGKIADELEYVGHHIRSKLDELKRQELNRLRDIARKAYSDSSDPGHVDHQNPHSFEKNDLLKLIQQVAKDLADADLKRKQMFKEYEMQKHFEREQKMKQMTDEERQKFLSEETKLESEREVKHKLDPIHHPGSKKQLEEVWEKQDEMEGESFNPRTFFAMHDIDGNGFWDEEELKALFVRELDKLYQQGMAKSDLMEKAEEMERMREHVFNEVDLNRDRLISWEEFKRMSEQPNFEKDEGWKTIDQNEIYTNDELKKFEHERQQQIDQMIQNGQIPQYPPEYYQHHPNIPKPSLNHGPAYQMHPNYHQPQQMGYPQEPYVGQQQMNQQHQQFQQQHPQNQQQLPQYQQPQHQQPHHMQQQPQQMQQQPQQMQQQPQQMQQQPQQQQHQQQQHQQQQHQQQQQQQHQSISQNAVPQQPAQTEQKSNDTQTQQQQGQSPPLQQYAPEQKQYQAVNSDSADAVKKQNIGRMNDVNANQMLKNQKETFGKTGHINKNQ